The sequence atagattgcAGATTTTTAAGGAGCAAACGTGTTTCCACACGACAgcgggagtggggagagggagaaaaaatatgTCCCCGCAGCTTAATTTGTTTACTCCTCCCAGAAATTAGGTAGAGACGGGTTTTCTTCCCCCGAGGCTGTGTGGAAACCCAGTGGGGTTGGCATATCCTCTCTGTCCAGTACAGGCAAGATCCCGGGCTGGAGCTGAGAGCTGAGAGCTGTGATTGGTGATTTTTTGAAAAGGCAAGCATAACCCGACTGGATTGGTTCTGGACTCCCCCAGACCCCCCTGTTACTTCACAGCAGTCTGGAGACCTGCCCACCAATCACAGGGCTCCTTACTGGAAAAAACAACTGCTGGAGCGTGCTGGGAGTCCCTAGCAACACTCTGAGAATTTTGAATCTGACAGGGAAGGAGTGTGCAGTCAGCCGATGGTGGAGGAGAGCAGCGTCTATGCCTCAGAAAGAGAAGCCTCTCAACATGGATCCTCCAGCCCCGGAAGAGCCCTTAGAGGAGCAAaccaaaaaactagaaaagcaGGAAGAGGAGATGGAGTTTAAGGAACTGGATGGTCTCAGGGACGCTTTGGCAAACCTCCGGGGTCTATCCGAGGAGGAGAAGAGCGAGAAGGCGATGCTTTGCTCCCGCATCCAAGAGCAGTCCCAGCTCATCTGCATCCTGAAGCGGAGGTCAGACGAGGCCCTGGAGCGCTGCCAGATCCTGGAGCTGCTCAACACAGAGCTGGAGGAGAAGATGGTGCTGGAGGCTGAGAAGCTGAAGGCCAAGAGCGCGCACGCCCAGCAGCTGGAGGAACGCTTTATGACCTTGGCAGCCAACCACGAGTTGATGATCCGCTTCAAGGACGAACACAAGAGTCAGAACGTGAAGCTCAGGGAGGAGAATGAGAAGCTGAGGCTGGAGAACAGCAACCTCTTCAGCCAGGCTCTGAAGGACCAGGAGGCCAAAGTGTCGCAGCTCACCGCGCGGAGCGAGGCCCTGTCCAAGGACCTGGAGACGGTGAAACAGAGATGCGCTCAGGAGGCCCACCAGGCGCAAGCCAGAGAGAAGGAGCTGCTGGAGCTGCAGAGCCAGCGGGCCGGCGCCCACACCAAGGAGGTGGAGCAGCTGCGCAGCCAGCTGCAGAGCCTCAAGCAGAAGCACCAGCAGGCCGTGGAGCAGCTGGCCAAGGCCGAGCAGGCGCACGGCAGCCTGAACCAGGAGCTGCAGGCCAGGCTGCAGACAGTCACTCGCGAGAAAGATGAGCTGTTGCAGCTGGCCATGGAGAGGGGCCGGGTGCTTCAGAACAAGCAAGCAGAGATCCGGCAGCTCGAGGAGAAGCTGGAGACAGCCGAAGTGGCCCGGAGGCATGCCCTGGAGAGGTTCGAACAAGAGGCAATGGCCGTGGACAGTAACTTGAGAGTCCGAGAACTTCAGCGCAGGGTCGACGGGATCCAGAAGGCCTATGATGAACTCAGGCTGCAGTCTGAAGCCTTCAAAAAGCACAGCCTGGATCTTTTAAGCAAGGAGAGAGAGCTCAATGCCAAACTCCGCCATCTCTTTCCATAGGAAGCTTCTGTTTCCTATTTCCTCTAATTTAGAATTTAACTTTGTGCCTTAGCATTATGACAAGAGTAAAGTTGGTTTTccatttattatacttttaagcACAAAAGGGAATTCAAAGAAAAGCTATTTTACTGTGGTGATGTGGTTGTTACTGTTGTAAGGCTAGCACTAACTTTCAGCCCTACCACCTAAAATACACATGACATACCAGGTGTCTTTCTGTGCCTTGGAATTCCTCCTAAGTTTGCTATCATTAACTCCATCTTCCCCATAACTTATTCATTCTCAATCCCAGATATCTTCAAATAGCCCGAGACTTTAAATTAGCAGCTCCTGTGGACTTAAATCTTAAAAGTGCAAGGAGATGTACTATTGTGAAAACAGTTTTGCATAGTTCCCCCTTGTAGCTAGGCAGGTCTGTAGTCTCCCTTAGTTGAAAATAGAAACTCTAACAGTTTAATAGCATAGAGAGCTTGCAGAAGAAAGTGTCCAATTTTGCAACTGACAAACAATTGCTTGCTTCACCTGCTTTACAGCAGtatccttttgatttttattttacttgtacTAGCTTGGAAAAACAAAGATTGAAATCATTAAATTTTTCACCAAAATGGGCAAACTTTATTACAGTCATTCTATATGAGCAGTAAGattcaaataagtgaaatcatccaGTGTTTATGTTTCCTGCAAGCTTAGATCACattccattttcttgctttttttttttccttaataaaaacaGGATTTAGTGGTGCAAGTATGCAAGTATCAGTATGCATAATATGCTAATAGGCAAAAGGCCCCAATTTAGGGTAACAAGTCAGAGCAGACCAGCTATGATACATAAAGCAACACATAgtgattgttttgtttctattagCATTATTTCCTTGcaattaccttttcctttttaattttttaaaacttttccttatttaaaaaaacatctaaatgaaatatatatgtataattacagCATGGTTTGTAGGAATACCTAAATATCTagctatttaaaaacattatagtTACATCTATTTATAGAAAGTTTTTAAAGAGGCAATTATAAAAAACACTTTATGCTtccttatttctgtatttttagtcAATacataaacattataaatatctCTCAAAATAGATtgtaattctgtatttttcttaccCATTTGGTGCCAAGGGTCCCAAGAGTTACCTAATAATTTGGATGTATTAACTATACTTGGTATCTTTTTGATAAACAATTTTTGAGGGTTACTCTACCTCGGGCagttttttaaacctattttctcacagtcctaTTAAGATTGTGGTATTAAATACAAATTCCAAGAAACCATGATTTTGGCTCAAAAAGACTTTACTTCCTCTTACACATTCAAGAATCAGAATATAGGAGCTAATTTAATTACAGTTATCCTTTATTGGGGTCATACTATTTATCATTGTGCTAAAGCAGTTTGGATGgcttgtttacttatttaatctGTAGGGCCATGTGAGAAGGTAATTATGTTTACTTCTGTCgcaaagaagaggaaactgggaTTCAGTAATTTTTCCAAGGCCATTTGATCCCTGGGGGTGCTGGGATTTTGATGACAACATCCCACTGAGATTCCTTGACTATTTGCAGAGTGCCAAGCTCAGGGTTTAGGCACTAAGAAGTAGCATGAAGAAGCACTTTTTCTACCCTGGCAGAGCTCCCACACTAGTCtaggagcaaaaaaaaaacaagtacataCAATGTGCTATGTCTTCCTGAAGGTGTTACCAGATCGCAGtaggtaacacacacacacacacacagcagctaACTCACCCTGGGGTAAAGATCAGGAAGGTAAAGAGGATTAATTGGCAGGGATGACTAACACAGGAGTTGATATGTAAGTCGGTTCTTAAATAACTAGAATTTCATCCGTGTAGAAAGGGAAAAAGTCTCATCTACACGATGAGACAGCATCGTGTAGAAAgtcatggtgttttttttttttaaatgtacaggaTATTTGTGGACATAATAGGTAGTTGGGAGGAGGTTCGTAGAAACATTATCTACAGATAAGACTAGAAGATTAAGTTGTGGACAGAAGACAGGGAGCCTCAAAGGCTACGCAGACCCCTTATAGTGGAGGGTGAAAAGGAAGAGGGGCAAGCGTACAAACGCAGCCACAGAAGCCCTCCTTTCCCCAGCCAGGTTTGGGCTGCTTCACCTGTGGTCTGGTGCGCTTGCGTGCCTGGTGGGCATGTGTGCCTAGAGCATCCTTGCCTTTATCCCATCATTGCCCCCAACCCTTTCTGCCTGTCCAAGCTCCACCCACTGGGCCCAACCCGTGTCTGGAGGTGGGGTAGTTCGCCCAGATTTCACGCCCAACCTCCGTGGAGGAAGCATCTCCTGGGCAGAGACAAGGTGGGTCTTATAAGCTGGCTAAGAGCAGTTTGGGCAACGAATCTTGGCGTCCTCATACCGAAATGTGGTCTAGTGGAGGATTTAGCCCATGGTACTTTCTTTAGATGGGGAAAGGTGTATCTGGAAGAGTGCGGGGGTAGGTAAGGTAGGGGGACACGGGCATGTGTCCCCTAAAACGTGGGCACAAAGGCATGATCTCAGGTGCCCGGGTCTGAGGACAGTCCTGTTCAGTCATGCTAAGGCTTTTGTATTAGGTTGTATGACATGAAATTGCCACTCTGGGGGTTATAAATGATTAGATAGTGACTGTTTTGTGATGTTCACTCTAATACCCCTTTGAAAGATATTAAAAGGATAGGATAGTGGCTAATGAGAAGATGGACGCCTACAGAATTGATGGAGGAGactgatgtggagaacaaagataaaagaaatgtaggaaaaattaaatttccttacaacttaGAACCCATTGACAAGTACTTGGGATAGGCATAATAACTTTCTTCCAGGAATTCAACTGCCTCAAAACTTTGCTGAAGGCAGAAGGTAACCTTAGCTTGACAGTAGTCcgacctccag comes from Mustela erminea isolate mMusErm1 chromosome 9, mMusErm1.Pri, whole genome shotgun sequence and encodes:
- the CCDC89 gene encoding coiled-coil domain-containing protein 89, coding for MPQKEKPLNMDPPAPEEPLEEQTKKLEKQEEEMEFKELDGLRDALANLRGLSEEEKSEKAMLCSRIQEQSQLICILKRRSDEALERCQILELLNTELEEKMVLEAEKLKAKSAHAQQLEERFMTLAANHELMIRFKDEHKSQNVKLREENEKLRLENSNLFSQALKDQEAKVSQLTARSEALSKDLETVKQRCAQEAHQAQAREKELLELQSQRAGAHTKEVEQLRSQLQSLKQKHQQAVEQLAKAEQAHGSLNQELQARLQTVTREKDELLQLAMERGRVLQNKQAEIRQLEEKLETAEVARRHALERFEQEAMAVDSNLRVRELQRRVDGIQKAYDELRLQSEAFKKHSLDLLSKERELNAKLRHLFP